One part of the Xylanimonas allomyrinae genome encodes these proteins:
- a CDS encoding glycosyltransferase, translated as MTGQRRLPADGASARASGHVRETRGERGPSLFGRLTWRIADLLVRAATVVTDAVPPHHRFGLWMRLVDLLAFGQTLPRIPHREPAPGPVRPAPSVEPAPRDVRCLLVAGGLDNGGIETVVATLALGLGRHGVAVEVVCASSGRTAEELVRAGVPVTVVPTAALADLVESRDPDVIQLHRVDPDVVAALTPQAHRTVPVFHAMESYLDAAGWRTLDTLMAECPAAMAVSESAREFFAARYPDTSIDVVVNGVESPELATGRDIADARARLAAALGVAFEDEDRLVVSLQRFSDQKNPRGLVDAFLLASEADARLRLVVAGATNSWLEVRRADVLRRLHPRGSRVHFLGDSDAQVVLRAGDIFALDSFAEGGPVAAVEAAACGLPVVLSDVGFARELVAASEAKGVLVPRANADMSARTIARARRARTQANRDSFAAGLLEAASLPRTAGGIPTRFRKETMIAGHAAVLRSVVETTTRIALRDATSC; from the coding sequence GTGACCGGGCAGCGACGGCTCCCCGCCGACGGCGCTTCGGCGCGCGCGTCAGGGCACGTGCGCGAGACCAGGGGTGAGAGGGGTCCGTCCCTCTTCGGTCGCCTCACGTGGCGCATCGCCGACCTGCTGGTCCGGGCCGCGACCGTCGTCACCGACGCCGTCCCGCCGCACCACCGATTCGGGCTGTGGATGCGGCTCGTCGACCTGCTCGCGTTCGGGCAGACACTGCCGCGCATCCCGCATCGCGAACCCGCCCCTGGCCCGGTGCGCCCGGCCCCGAGCGTCGAACCGGCCCCGCGCGACGTGCGCTGCCTCCTCGTGGCGGGCGGACTCGACAACGGCGGCATCGAGACCGTCGTCGCGACCCTCGCGCTCGGGCTCGGTCGCCACGGCGTCGCCGTCGAGGTCGTCTGTGCCAGCAGCGGACGCACCGCCGAGGAGCTGGTCCGGGCAGGAGTGCCCGTCACCGTCGTGCCGACGGCCGCCCTCGCGGACCTCGTCGAGTCACGCGACCCGGACGTGATCCAGCTCCACCGCGTCGACCCCGACGTCGTCGCCGCGCTGACGCCGCAGGCGCACCGGACGGTCCCGGTCTTCCACGCGATGGAGTCGTACCTCGACGCGGCCGGGTGGCGGACGCTCGACACGCTCATGGCCGAGTGCCCGGCCGCGATGGCGGTGAGTGAGTCGGCCCGGGAGTTCTTCGCGGCCAGGTACCCGGACACGTCCATCGACGTCGTCGTGAACGGCGTGGAGTCCCCGGAGCTGGCCACCGGACGTGACATCGCCGACGCGAGAGCACGACTGGCGGCTGCGCTCGGGGTCGCGTTCGAGGACGAGGACAGGCTCGTCGTGAGCCTTCAGCGGTTCAGCGACCAGAAGAACCCTCGGGGGCTCGTCGACGCGTTCCTGCTCGCCTCCGAGGCCGACGCCCGCCTCCGGCTGGTGGTGGCCGGCGCCACCAACAGCTGGCTGGAGGTCCGCCGCGCAGACGTGCTGCGCCGCCTTCACCCCCGCGGGTCGCGCGTGCACTTTCTCGGCGACAGCGACGCACAGGTCGTCCTGCGCGCCGGCGACATCTTCGCCCTCGACTCGTTCGCCGAAGGCGGGCCCGTGGCAGCGGTGGAGGCCGCTGCCTGCGGGCTGCCCGTCGTGCTCTCGGACGTCGGGTTCGCGCGCGAGCTCGTCGCGGCGTCCGAGGCCAAGGGCGTCCTCGTGCCGCGGGCCAACGCCGACATGTCGGCCCGCACGATCGCACGGGCGCGACGCGCCCGCACCCAAGCCAACCGCGACAGCTTCGCCGCAGGGCTTCTCGAGGCGGCCTCGCTGCCTCGCACCGCAGGGGGCATCCCCACGCGGTTCCGCAAAGAGACGATGATCGCCGGCCACGCGGCCGTGCTGCGATCCGTCGTCGAGACCACCACACGCATTGCACTGAGGGACGCCACATCATGTTGA